DNA sequence from the Bombus vancouverensis nearcticus chromosome 8, iyBomVanc1_principal, whole genome shotgun sequence genome:
tttcttttttttgcaaaaAGATTAATCGATAATATAATGCGACGATGCTCGATCAATAAGAATGACTATATTTGCATTTGTATGCCGATGAATACGAAAACCGGCTACTTCGGTATCGAATTGTTAATAATCCTGATTTAGAGCGTGAATAAGAAGCAATGAAATACTACCGATCATTAGCCATATAAGAACTaaatctttgtatatttttgaaaaatatcgaagaaacaTCGTGTTGTAActtaaaagaaattgaaaacatGTGCATCAAAGCGACGCTAGCAAGTTGCGAGTTGGAAAACCTGTTGATAGAAGTCACGTGCTTCGATTATTTCAGTCGTATGCCATTCATCTTAATACTCTCTTCGTAGTGTCATTTACTGACAAAAAGGGGTTTACTGAAATATTTACAACGAGTAAAATGCGTTAAGATCGACGATTTTAGCCGAAAGAAGCAAACACGTGAACATTACGTCTCACGATTCTTTTTACATATTGCACCGCGAGTACTTTCGACAGAATTATACGCACGTGTCTACTTCCTGGTGCAATTGCGTTCGATGCAGTGATTCGCACGTGTAGATCTCGAGCGGTCGTATCCTGTCCCATCAGAGCGCAAAAAGAACGCCACGACCGTTACAATAGCGTTAATCTATTTATCTGACTAACAACAAACTTATCTTGTGACTCATTCGCCGACGGATTCGCGCCGCTGAGAGGGCCGATCGCTTTCCGCTTGTGCGCCCGTTGTCTACGTACGCGACACACTCAATTTTTATTGCCGGATTAATGACCGTCAGCTATATTGTCGTTTTCTGCCCGTAAAAGATTTGTTTACATCAAGAAGTGGTTTTATCGTGTTTTGTTACATTTGTTAAAGTTCTATCTCGCAATTTCCTATGCTGGCTATGTAAAAAACCTTGTTCGAGAAAGTGTCTCATCATGGTTTACGTTCTTTGTGATAACGGTAGATTTTGATTGGTTTGTTTGATTTTACATCGCAATAAACGGTGTATACGTTTTTAAATGATTTGTGACTACAGAGACAATGATTGAAAGCTTTTTCCTGGCCTTTCGCTTTTTCTGATATTCTTTGTACGTGGTTGAATTTTGCACAGTTATGAGTAATATGGAAGCGACTACGAATGACTCAATTGGTTTCGTATTAATTGGTATTCCATGTTATCTGCAGTTTGTCTAGAGATAAAGGGATTCTCAAAACGGTGCTCCCTGGTGACTGTTGTTCGTCTCATTTTTATTGGAGTTGGAGTATTGAGAGATTAAGAAGAACGTTAAAGGGGGGATACGATGCgggatattttagaaaaattggaGGAGTTTAGAGCGATCAAAAAATACCGTGatttttatatcaaaatatatttgtGCATAGACAAGAAGACAACCGTGACAGGTAATCTCGTACCTAACATACATCAGTCATACGCCAAGGAACGCGTGCACATGCACGTACACGCTCGTGTGCGGACATGCGTGATGTACGCGGGCATACACACGCAAGTGATGAACGCGTACACACTTTTGTTTGAGTCGTGCATCATTGAGAGACCCGATAAACGTCTTAGAAAAAGagacattaaaataaaataaaataaaataaaataaaataaaataaaataaaataaagaagagaaaaagtatTAAACTTGCCGCACAAGTACGTATATAAGGTAATAACAAATATCGTTCTCTCGCACGCGATCGAATCTACGAACGAGgaagacaaaaagaaaaaagaatgaagCCCGCTTCACGCGATTTTTACGGTAACTCAAGATAAAGGGGATTTGGTTAGACCAAATCCCAGGTAACGTCGGTGAATTATCTATCTCTCCTCTCTTCCCCTCTCGCCGCAATCGCCTAACTCGTCGTTCACATTAACACGTATAATTATAACGATTGGTTTTCTTAGACACATGCTCGCACACATTCgacattttttataattttttattttctcttcccTTTCGTCCTTTCACGCTCTCTCGTTCTCTCACAAAAAACACGAGTCCGCTTCGCTTCGTTTCTCTAACAAAATATATTAGCTTTTTTTATGTACATACATctcgaatataataaaattaaaatagagCTATAATACAAGGGCATGTGATATGagtgcttttcttttttcccgtgtatatgtgtgtgtgtgtgtgtgtgtgtgtatgtgttttTAGGGTATGGTTGCGCCGTTTCACCCTGTCGAAGAAAATACAACACATGAATCGAGAAGGTAACATGGACATTGTTATCGCATCGATGCTGATCGCAAATTATGGTATCTCGGCATATCTTTTTAGGTACTTGGTAATAAGAACGATAATCTAATTTGATCGATCGATATCTAAGAGTCTGAACGTAAAGCGGTGCACGTACGTATCGCGCCATCGCATCGTCACTTTGTATGTAGATTTGTATGTATAAATTTGTGTATGTGCACGTATGTGTAAATATGCGTGTTTTGCTTTGTACTCGTATGTATGATCAGTGGAAGGTGCATCAAAAATGTATAATGTAAAGAGAATCAAAGATTTATGCAAATGAATTTACATATGCGCGCATCGATACGCGTATGCACGTGTTGGTGCACGTATATGCGAGCACGCGCCTCTACGTATGTAAGTATTTGAGTTACGTGTGAGCGTTATGTATGTGAGAGTGTGATTGATGCGCTTGTACACATCGATGCATGATTTGTTCAGAGTCGCAACGTGTCTTCGTGTTGCGAATTACGCGATCGAATGAGGTGGCGAACTCGCGAGACACGCGGTAACCACCACCCAGTCTTACGTACattgagaaaaaaagaaaaagaaaaaaaagatagaagatAGAtacgaaagaaggaaaaaagaaagaaacaaagaagatCGAATGAATCGATCGTCCATCTCGATTAATTTTCATCTATCTCTCGTGTAACACCGAAGGTCCGAAGAAGAGGATCGCAACATGGTGGCCACGTGAGAAGCCTCGAAAATCATTCCTCGTGTCTTCTGTtcgctctctttttttttttttcgtttttctaaatctttttcttcgtttcattgCGTGTCGTGTACAGACGAACGGGGGGAAAGTGTCCGATGCACTTGGTGTAAACAAAAGTTCGTCATGAGCAGAGGCACTTTTCTTCCACACGTGAGGTTATCGAGGTAAGCTTCAGCTGCCGAAAAGCTCTCCCCGGGGAGAAACCGACGAGCGTCTCTTCTTCAAACGAGTCACGCCTCTCCCTTCTTCTCCTATCCTCTTTCGTTTCTTCATTCCCGTCGCTCCACGagatattctctctctctctctctctctctctctctcttcgtcttACTCTCTATTCTCCATTCCCATTGCGTCTTTTCTTCTGTCCGCGAGTTGCGTGTGTCGTTTCTGTCGAACAAACGCACGTGTACATCTCGCGTTCTCCATACCGTGGAACGAAACGAGAAAAGACGCAGTAACGTCCGCGACGAATGTCGATCCAGGACATTCTTTTTTACTTAGATCCGGATGACGCGGGTGCGAAAGGATGGAGCTGAACCATCAGGCAACCCGGAAAACGGAAGTCGCTTCGAAATGACTCTCTTTCGCAATGGAATCGACCCGAAAGGCAAGGGACGAAGGCCGATACCGGTGGACGAGAGAAGGGCGTAATAAAGGCGGCACGATGCCACCGTGGTACTCAACGACGACGTTGTCGTGCGCTACATGGGCCCCACCGCGTGCTGTTGGAATTGATCGAGATGCCTCGAGATCTCACGATGGAGCTGTTCCGGTACCACGCCGACGCTGCTAAACAGAGACCTAAGAACGTTCAGTTCCTCCGTCAGCAATTCGATCCTTTTTTTGAGCAGGTCGTTGTCTTTCACCAGTAGCTTCACCTTCTCCTCGGTTTCCCTCGATCGTACCTTCGCCTTCTCGCGACTTTTCCTCACCGCGATGTTGTTCCTTTCGCGTCGTCTTCTGTACTCGTCGCTGGCTTTGTCGATGGCCTTGGTCTGTTTTCTGGCAACAGCGGCGGCAGTGTTTGCGTGATGTTGATGCGCCATCACAGGCTTCATCGGTCCTCCCCGAGGCGGTGGTTGGTGCACCGGTGCACCGGGATGCCCTCCAGGTACCGTGGACGGCGTTAATGTTGTGAAGGTTGGTGCTCCGTTGGCGAACGGTCCGTTTGTAACTGGGCTGTATCCGCCTGGTGGATATTGCGGGCAGTGACGACGATAGTCCGCCGGGTCGAGCGGTTCCTCTTTAATGCTGGGCGATTCGGAGCTCGAGCTGTTGCTGTCGCTACAGCTGTTGCTGCCCTGATGATAGCTCGCTCCGCTGTGGACAGGTTGCGGCATATACGCGAGCGTGGTACGTGGATAACCCGGCGTTCTGACATGTTTCACGGCTCCGTTGTTAGCACCTAACATATCTAGCAGGCCGTCGTTGAAGTGGCTATCATCGATCAGATGTTGCAGATCTAACGATATCTCTGGCGTATTCAGGTCTGTCAGCTCACCGGCTGCGGCGCAATGTTCCGCGTACTGTTGGTGAAGGCTAGCCTTGCTCGCCGAGACCTTGCTCACCACCGAGCTGCTCTGCTGCTGACTGTGATTATGATTCACCTGCAGAGCAGAGTTATTGTTGTTCGCtgcgttgttgttgttgttgttctgatggttgttattattgttgttgagTACTTGAGATTTCTTGAGATCGGCCGCACCGTGGGCCTGAGCCTGATGGGCCGCTGAATCGTACATGACTGGTGACTCCATTGCTCACTCGCACATCACAGATACGATATATCTTTCCGCGATTCTACTATCACCTTCTTTCGCCTTATCGTTGTATTTATATCCGAGTGTCCGTTTGTTTTTATTCTCGGTTTCTTTGAATAATTTACCCGTATTTCGGATTGTAATTCGATTACACGTCGTGCACGGAAAAACAGAGAGCCAATCGTATCGCTGTGAAACTTTACCACGAGAGAACGACCTCGAGCGGCAAGCCGGGGATTTTCCCGTGCGGACGGGCCGAGATCTGACACTGGTCCAAGTACCAAAACGTGACCCTCGACTATTCCAATTTTCGAGGACGAAGAAGCGCGCCGCGCTAACTTTCGGCAGCCTTAGGAGGACACAAGATGATCGTTACTCGGTTAAAACCGCGTGGTTCGTATGCGCCAACGCGTTCACCACGCCTACGCGGGCTTTTTCGTGCTCACGGTTACGGTACACCACAGAGAATgcccagaaaacgagaaaacgataTCACCCGCACAAGAGCTGGCGCACGACTGAGCGGCTTTGCGGCATGTCGCAAGCTTTCAATGTGGCGTGCGACGAGAGCAACTCCATGCCTCATTGCGCTTGCGCTCGCGCGCTTCCCTCTCAGCCGCTCTCCTCGCCTCTTTCCTCTTCTAGCGATCCGCGCTAAGAGCATGGATACCGCGCGTCCACCGTGctccttctttctctccctctttcttcgttttattcCGATCGctccttccttctcttttcctctcctttCTATTTTCCCTTCCTCCCTCTCTGTCGCTCTTTCCCTCTCTCCTAGGTTAAATCTTTCTTTGTTCGTTTTACAGGTTGACATGCTGTCGTCCCGTCGCGGCATCGCGCGACAGGAAAACTTTTCCGGTGCTCGCCTTTCTCGGTTCTATTTATAAGAACTTATACACGAATCCGCCGTTCTTTCGATCCACGGATTTTCCACGGAAATCGGAAGACTTTCCATGcgattttcttcttcgtttcgctCTTTCTGCCTTTCGACGTGTATATACGCGCCGTCTCGATGACGCGCGGCCTCCGTTCGCTATAACTATATACACACGAATGGAGAACGCGCGATTTGTTTCGTAGGACAACCGATTTGACGATTATCGTTACCGTCATCGTTGGGCACTCGATCGGAACCGATTTCTAATACCGGGCACATTTGATTTGTCAGTTAGCCGAGTAGCGATATCTGTCCAATTGCTTGCGTGAGATTGCGCAATTAGCAGTAACAAAGTAAGAGAGGATATTATCGGCGGTAGATGGGAGATCCTTATGCGAATTGTACGGGAATGGAACGAATAATGGAATGATGTTTCTGGTATCGAAATGTTTTTTTATCCTCGTCCTAAAATATTATGAGCGGTTCTGTTCAAATTTAGAGTAACGATTCGTCGAGAGGGGAATTTGAACCTTATAATGTGTGATTTTAACCGTTCTATCTTTGTTTCAGGAGACCGCGTTCTTTGATGTTATATCTAGGAATGCATTTTATGCGCTGCAATGACGTCGATATACAATTTTGGATTGACATTTATGTAGAGAGAATTTCGAATATTCCTCCAAGCGCGTGAATCAACGCCGCCAGCGACATCTTCAGACGGAAAACGAAATCATAGCCAGTCGGTATAATATTTGCGAGCCGATCTGCGGCGAAAGGATCCGAATCTAACCGAATTTCTTCG
Encoded proteins:
- the LOC117154771 gene encoding CCAAT/enhancer-binding protein, which produces MESPVMYDSAAHQAQAHGAADLKKSQVLNNNNNNHQNNNNNNAANNNNSALQVNHNHSQQQSSSVVSKVSASKASLHQQYAEHCAAAGELTDLNTPEISLDLQHLIDDSHFNDGLLDMLGANNGAVKHVRTPGYPRTTLAYMPQPVHSGASYHQGSNSCSDSNSSSSESPSIKEEPLDPADYRRHCPQYPPGGYSPVTNGPFANGAPTFTTLTPSTVPGGHPGAPVHQPPPRGGPMKPVMAHQHHANTAAAVARKQTKAIDKASDEYRRRRERNNIAVRKSREKAKVRSRETEEKVKLLVKDNDLLKKRIELLTEELNVLRSLFSSVGVVPEQLHREISRHLDQFQQHAVGPM